One Aliiroseovarius sediminilitoris DNA window includes the following coding sequences:
- a CDS encoding H-type lectin domain-containing protein — MRRINTHMVGVDQGSMILFSDFEHDGEMWTGSGARKLVTPVGFSEHFLSPPSVHVSVSMWDLDKRTNARADIAADAITETGFQIIFRTWGDTRVARMRVNWTAIGEVRGDDDWDV; from the coding sequence ATGCGCAGGATCAACACCCATATGGTCGGGGTGGACCAAGGCAGTATGATACTGTTTTCGGATTTCGAGCATGATGGCGAGATGTGGACCGGCAGCGGCGCACGAAAGCTTGTGACACCGGTCGGATTTTCGGAACACTTCCTAAGTCCACCATCGGTGCATGTCAGCGTGTCGATGTGGGATCTGGACAAACGCACCAACGCGCGGGCGGATATTGCAGCCGATGCGATTACGGAAACCGGCTTTCAGATCATTTTTCGCACATGGGGTGATACACGCGTCGCCCGGATGCGGGTGAATTGGACCGCCATCGGTGAGGTTCGCGGGGATGACGATTGGGACGTTTGA
- a CDS encoding threonine aldolase family protein has translation MFFASDNSGPAHPLVMAALVHANEGYAMPYGADALMDEVRVRIREIFEAPEAAVYLVATGTAANSISLATLSQPWDTIFCATEAHIQEDECNAPEFYTGGAKLTLVPSEHAKMTPPALHRAIEAEEGRGVHGPQRGPVSITNVTERGTIYSVAELTELCKVAKSFNLPTHLDGARFANALVALGCTPAEMTWKAGIDAVSFGGTKNGCMGVEAVIFFDPKHAWEFELRRKRGAHLFSKHRYLSAQMLAYLTDDLWLDLARRANAANARLVRGLKQIEGVTFLHEPDANMSFAGWSRAGHQRLHDSGATYYIWEGVLDGTDPDKVLTARMVADWSTRDDNIDRFLELVRG, from the coding sequence ATGTTTTTCGCCTCTGACAATTCCGGTCCGGCCCATCCATTGGTGATGGCTGCACTGGTCCACGCAAATGAAGGCTATGCCATGCCCTATGGCGCCGATGCGCTGATGGACGAGGTTCGCGTCCGCATTCGAGAGATATTCGAAGCCCCTGAGGCTGCGGTTTATCTGGTGGCCACCGGAACGGCGGCAAATTCGATCAGCCTGGCCACCCTGTCCCAACCTTGGGACACCATCTTTTGCGCGACCGAGGCGCACATCCAGGAAGATGAGTGCAACGCGCCTGAATTTTACACGGGTGGCGCAAAGCTGACACTGGTTCCGTCTGAGCACGCCAAGATGACCCCGCCCGCCTTGCACCGCGCCATCGAAGCTGAAGAAGGCCGAGGCGTGCATGGCCCGCAACGCGGCCCTGTCTCGATCACAAACGTAACCGAACGCGGCACGATTTATTCCGTCGCCGAGTTGACCGAATTGTGCAAAGTCGCGAAATCTTTCAACCTGCCCACCCATCTGGACGGCGCGCGGTTTGCAAACGCGCTGGTCGCACTTGGCTGCACGCCGGCGGAAATGACGTGGAAAGCCGGGATTGACGCGGTCAGTTTTGGCGGCACCAAAAACGGCTGCATGGGAGTCGAAGCGGTGATCTTCTTTGATCCGAAACACGCGTGGGAGTTTGAGTTGCGACGCAAACGCGGTGCGCATCTGTTTTCAAAGCACCGTTACCTGTCCGCCCAGATGCTCGCCTATCTGACCGATGACCTTTGGCTGGACCTCGCCCGGCGGGCCAACGCGGCCAATGCACGGCTGGTGCGCGGGTTGAAGCAGATCGAGGGCGTGACCTTTCTGCATGAACCTGACGCCAACATGAGCTTCGCTGGCTGGTCCCGTGCCGGCCACCAGCGCCTGCATGACTCGGGTGCGACCTACTACATCTGGGAAGGGGTGCTGGATGGCACGGACCCGGACAAAGTGCTGACCGCGCGCATGGTTGCCGACTGGTCAACACGTGACGACAATATCGACAGGTTCTTGGAGCTTGTGCGCGGCTAA
- a CDS encoding MFS transporter: MTASRTTSNQAAIWFILATILLDAVGIGIVFPIMPDLMLRVGATGTADGAFWGGILMASYAAMQFLFAPVIGGISDSLGRRPVLLLALVALTIDYVVMALATTFWWLLIGRVLAGIAGATYITATAYLADISKPEERAANFGLIGATFGIGFVMGPAIGGFVASLHLTAPFWLAAAFAGLNVLLGLFVLPESLVPEKRRVFRRRDLNPFGSILDAFKLPGLGLPLVLIFLFELANMVYPTLWAFWTREIFGWSAAPIGLTLAAYGIAVAVSQGVVMRLLIPRLGEFRTLIFSVICAIAAFAIFGMTASVYVMFAAILIAALADMAPPTMTAMMANMVAEDRQGLLQGVIASLGSIAAVIGPMMVTWIFQMFADAKGTIYLPGAPFLFSGGLVLILFPFFLRLRR; this comes from the coding sequence ATGACTGCCAGCCGCACGACATCCAACCAAGCCGCCATATGGTTCATTCTGGCCACCATTCTGCTGGATGCGGTTGGCATTGGAATTGTGTTCCCGATCATGCCGGACCTGATGCTGCGTGTCGGGGCCACCGGCACCGCTGACGGAGCGTTCTGGGGCGGGATCCTGATGGCCTCGTATGCGGCGATGCAGTTCCTGTTTGCCCCCGTGATTGGCGGAATCTCGGACAGTCTGGGGCGCCGCCCGGTTCTGCTTCTGGCCTTGGTGGCGTTGACGATTGACTATGTGGTGATGGCCCTTGCGACGACCTTCTGGTGGTTGCTGATCGGGCGGGTTCTGGCAGGGATCGCGGGGGCGACCTATATCACCGCTACGGCCTACTTGGCTGACATTTCAAAGCCTGAGGAGCGGGCTGCGAATTTTGGGCTTATTGGCGCCACTTTCGGCATCGGCTTCGTAATGGGGCCTGCCATCGGTGGTTTCGTGGCCAGCTTGCATCTGACCGCGCCGTTCTGGCTGGCCGCCGCATTTGCCGGGTTGAACGTGCTCTTGGGTCTTTTTGTGCTGCCCGAAAGCCTTGTGCCTGAGAAACGCCGCGTCTTCCGGCGGCGCGACCTGAACCCCTTTGGCTCGATCCTTGATGCGTTCAAGCTGCCGGGGTTGGGATTGCCGCTTGTTCTGATCTTCCTGTTCGAGCTTGCCAATATGGTTTACCCGACCCTGTGGGCTTTCTGGACGCGCGAAATTTTTGGGTGGAGCGCGGCGCCGATCGGTTTAACGCTGGCGGCCTATGGTATCGCGGTCGCGGTTTCGCAGGGCGTCGTCATGCGGTTGTTGATCCCGCGTCTGGGCGAGTTTCGCACACTCATATTTTCGGTCATTTGTGCCATCGCGGCCTTTGCGATCTTCGGCATGACGGCGAGCGTATATGTAATGTTCGCCGCCATCCTGATTGCAGCGCTGGCCGATATGGCACCGCCGACCATGACCGCGATGATGGCCAATATGGTCGCCGAGGATCGCCAGGGGCTGTTGCAGGGGGTTATTGCCAGTCTCGGCTCCATCGCAGCGGTGATTGGACCAATGATGGTAACTTGGATATTCCAGATGTTTGCGGATGCTAAAGGTACGATTTACCTGCCCGGCGCACCCTTCCTGTTTTCCGGGGGCCTGGTCTTGATATTGTTTCCGTTTTTCCTGCGCCTTCGACGTTAG
- a CDS encoding ribose-phosphate pyrophosphokinase yields MPSITEPKLISGNSNRPLAEAVAKRMSMHRGSSVGLVDARVERFNDGEIFVEVFENVRGEDMFIIQSTSNPANDNLMELLIISDTLRRSSASRVTAVIPYFGYARQDRRTKARTPISAKLVANMIAGSGIERVLTMDLHAAQIQGFFDIPVDNLYASPIFALDVKHHFKDCMDEVMVISPDVGGVARARELAKRINAPLAIVDKRREKAGEIAEMTVIGNVEGKRCIIIDDICDTAGTLCKAAEVLIENGAQEVHAYITHGVMSGPAVERVSKSVMKSLVITDSIQPTDAVKNTPNIRIVPTAPMFAQATLNIWGGTSVSSLFDHDTLEPLYENLYS; encoded by the coding sequence ATGCCATCCATCACCGAACCGAAACTTATCTCGGGCAACTCCAATCGGCCACTTGCCGAAGCCGTTGCCAAGCGCATGTCGATGCATCGCGGATCCTCTGTCGGTTTGGTCGATGCCCGCGTAGAACGATTCAACGATGGCGAGATTTTTGTCGAAGTTTTTGAGAACGTGCGCGGCGAGGATATGTTCATCATCCAGTCGACCTCGAATCCGGCCAACGACAACCTGATGGAGCTTTTGATCATTTCGGACACGTTGCGACGATCTTCTGCGTCGCGCGTCACCGCCGTGATTCCTTATTTCGGCTATGCCCGTCAGGACCGTCGCACCAAAGCTCGCACACCGATTTCTGCCAAACTGGTCGCCAACATGATCGCCGGTTCGGGGATCGAACGGGTATTGACCATGGACCTGCACGCAGCACAGATTCAAGGTTTCTTCGACATCCCGGTGGATAACCTTTACGCCAGCCCGATCTTCGCTTTGGACGTCAAACATCACTTCAAGGATTGCATGGACGAAGTCATGGTGATCTCGCCGGACGTGGGCGGCGTGGCACGCGCCCGCGAGCTTGCCAAGCGGATCAACGCACCGCTGGCCATTGTCGATAAGCGCCGTGAAAAAGCCGGTGAGATTGCCGAGATGACAGTGATCGGCAATGTCGAAGGCAAACGCTGCATCATCATCGACGATATCTGTGACACCGCCGGCACGCTGTGCAAAGCGGCCGAAGTGCTGATCGAGAACGGCGCACAAGAGGTGCACGCCTATATCACCCACGGCGTCATGTCAGGCCCTGCGGTCGAACGGGTATCTAAATCTGTGATGAAGTCGCTGGTGATCACGGATTCGATCCAGCCGACCGATGCGGTGAAAAACACACCCAACATTCGCATCGTGCCAACTGCACCGATGTTTGCGCAAGCGACCTTGAACATCTGGGGTGGCACATCTGTGTCATCGCTGTTCGACCACGACACGTTGGAACCGCTTTACGAGAACCTGTATTCATAG
- a CDS encoding MaoC family dehydratase, with protein MLDNFPRGTICIEELEIGMSRHVTKEVTDRDIEMFAEISTDRNPVHLDDDYANDTIFEGRIAHGMLTAGLISAVIGEQLPGHGTIYMGQSLTFLAPVRPGDTVRAEVTVLDIDHAKRRVTLKTECLVDGKPVLKGEAKVLAPSAKFD; from the coding sequence ATGTTGGACAATTTCCCGCGCGGCACGATCTGCATTGAAGAGCTGGAAATCGGCATGTCGCGACATGTCACCAAGGAAGTCACCGACCGGGATATCGAGATGTTCGCCGAAATCTCGACCGATCGGAACCCGGTGCATCTGGACGACGACTATGCCAATGACACGATCTTTGAAGGGCGGATTGCTCATGGCATGCTGACCGCCGGCCTGATTTCTGCAGTGATCGGCGAACAGCTTCCGGGCCACGGCACCATCTATATGGGTCAAAGCCTGACTTTTCTCGCCCCTGTGCGCCCCGGCGACACCGTGCGCGCAGAAGTCACGGTGCTGGACATTGACCACGCCAAGCGGCGCGTGACGCTGAAGACCGAATGCCTTGTCGATGGAAAACCGGTTCTGAAAGGTGAAGCCAAGGTTCTGGCGCCGTCGGCCAAGTTCGACTGA
- a CDS encoding F0F1 ATP synthase subunit epsilon, with protein MADTMQFDLVSPERSLASLQATAVQLPGADGDMTAMPNHAPTITTLRPGIVRVEAPEGNAEFAVTGGFAEVTATGTSVLAERAVPVAEMTQELLDGFVSDAAAASENATTENLDELAKRTVDIAAMANELGLTVKA; from the coding sequence ATGGCTGATACGATGCAATTCGACCTGGTGTCGCCCGAACGAAGCCTTGCTTCGCTTCAGGCGACGGCGGTCCAGCTGCCGGGCGCCGATGGCGATATGACGGCGATGCCGAACCACGCACCGACGATCACGACGTTGCGCCCCGGTATCGTTCGCGTCGAAGCGCCGGAAGGCAATGCCGAGTTTGCCGTGACCGGGGGCTTTGCCGAAGTCACCGCAACCGGCACCTCGGTTCTGGCCGAACGCGCTGTTCCGGTGGCCGAGATGACACAAGAGCTGTTGGACGGCTTCGTTTCTGACGCCGCCGCCGCGTCGGAAAATGCGACCACCGAAAACCTGGATGAACTGGCAAAGCGCACGGTAGATATTGCCGCGATGGCCAACGAGTTGGGATTGACGGTGAAAGCCTGA
- a CDS encoding YcgN family cysteine cluster protein yields MTKGLRKKFWERPLDSLTGPEWEALCDGCGKCCLNKLEDEDTGEIVFTRVACRLLDGDTCRCSQYDIRLQFVPECIVLTPENIGETAYFMPASCAYRLRHEGKPLHDWHPLISNDPDSVHKAGCSVQGWTVPEFEVPEDEWEDHLIEEPH; encoded by the coding sequence ATGACCAAGGGATTGCGAAAGAAGTTCTGGGAACGACCACTGGACAGCCTGACCGGGCCAGAATGGGAAGCGCTGTGCGATGGATGCGGCAAATGCTGCCTGAACAAGCTGGAAGACGAAGACACCGGCGAAATTGTGTTCACACGCGTGGCCTGCCGATTGCTGGATGGCGACACCTGCCGCTGTTCACAATATGACATTCGCCTGCAATTCGTGCCGGAATGCATCGTCCTGACACCCGAGAATATTGGCGAAACCGCGTATTTCATGCCCGCTTCCTGCGCCTATCGCCTGCGCCACGAAGGGAAGCCGCTTCATGATTGGCACCCGCTGATCTCGAACGACCCCGACAGCGTGCACAAGGCCGGGTGCAGTGTGCAGGGCTGGACCGTGCCGGAGTTCGAAGTGCCCGAAGACGAATGGGAAGACCACCTGATCGAGGAGCCACATTGA
- a CDS encoding alpha/beta fold hydrolase, which translates to MTLQTLAGHKTYWHRSGNGSRAALMVHCSLAHSGAWRGLERRLSNELTMVALDLPGHGRSADWDGTGDYQDRAVQIAEALLDQEVPGTVDLIGHSFGGTIALRLAQCHPDRVRSLALFEPVLFAAAKDHPAFAENLAYMDGPFMAALQAGDRLEAARLFNIMWGRDAAWRALPLSLREDMAQRIHLIPAGNPVTYQDVHDQAAPGALENLAIPVLLMEGARSPALVAAVHDVLAARLPNVKRHIFEGAGHMGPITHPEDVGDVISGFLSQSAPITL; encoded by the coding sequence ATGACCCTTCAGACACTTGCAGGTCACAAGACCTATTGGCACCGATCTGGCAATGGGTCGCGAGCCGCATTGATGGTGCATTGCTCGCTGGCGCATTCCGGTGCGTGGCGTGGACTTGAAAGACGCCTTTCCAACGAGCTGACCATGGTGGCGCTTGATCTGCCCGGCCATGGGCGCAGCGCAGACTGGGACGGGACAGGGGATTATCAGGACAGGGCGGTCCAGATCGCAGAGGCTCTGCTTGATCAGGAAGTTCCGGGTACCGTTGATCTGATCGGACATAGTTTTGGCGGCACGATTGCCCTGCGATTGGCGCAGTGTCACCCGGACCGGGTGCGCAGCCTGGCCCTTTTTGAACCGGTTCTGTTTGCCGCTGCCAAGGATCATCCCGCCTTCGCCGAGAACCTAGCTTATATGGACGGACCGTTCATGGCGGCCTTGCAAGCTGGCGATCGGCTAGAGGCCGCGCGCCTGTTTAACATCATGTGGGGCCGAGATGCCGCATGGCGGGCTTTGCCACTGTCGCTGCGCGAGGATATGGCGCAACGCATTCACCTGATCCCGGCTGGAAACCCCGTGACCTACCAAGACGTCCACGATCAGGCTGCCCCCGGCGCGTTGGAAAATCTCGCGATACCGGTCCTGCTGATGGAGGGCGCGCGTTCGCCTGCCCTGGTGGCGGCGGTGCATGATGTGCTGGCGGCACGCCTGCCCAATGTGAAGCGGCACATATTCGAAGGTGCAGGGCACATGGGTCCGATCACCCATCCCGAAGACGTGGGCGATGTTATATCAGGGTTTCTGTCGCAGTCAGCGCCGATCACGCTTTAG
- a CDS encoding bifunctional riboflavin kinase/FAD synthetase translates to MRIIRDYQFVEETDRGASAAIGNFDGVHLGHQYVIDIARAQAKASKTPLGVMTFEPHPRQYFAPKSPPFRLMSADARAHRLEKLKVERLYELSFNDTLSALAPEEFAQRVIVDGLALSHVVIGEDFHFGKGRAGKSSDMVALGDQLGFGVTVAPLMSDEVGEVSSTAIRDALTDGRPRDAARMLGHWHRIEGEVIRGDQRGRDLGYPTANMSIAGLHPPKFGVYVVEVDILTGPHKGSYGGAASMGTRPMFGENRPNLESFLFDFKGDIYGEQVSVALIDYLRPEQVFDGLDALISQMDADCARARDILAKV, encoded by the coding sequence ATGCGGATCATTCGAGATTACCAGTTTGTCGAAGAAACAGATCGCGGGGCGTCCGCCGCGATCGGAAATTTTGACGGCGTACATCTTGGCCATCAATACGTGATCGACATTGCGCGTGCGCAGGCAAAGGCCAGCAAGACCCCGCTGGGCGTCATGACATTCGAACCACATCCGCGCCAGTATTTCGCGCCGAAAAGCCCCCCCTTCCGGTTGATGAGTGCGGATGCCCGCGCCCACAGGTTGGAAAAGCTGAAGGTGGAGCGGCTCTATGAACTTAGTTTCAACGATACATTGTCCGCCCTTGCCCCCGAAGAGTTTGCCCAACGCGTGATCGTCGATGGGCTGGCCCTGAGCCACGTGGTCATAGGCGAGGACTTCCATTTCGGCAAAGGTCGCGCGGGCAAGTCAAGCGACATGGTCGCCTTGGGTGATCAGCTTGGATTTGGCGTGACCGTCGCCCCCTTGATGTCGGATGAAGTTGGCGAAGTGAGTTCCACCGCCATCCGCGACGCGCTGACCGACGGCCGGCCACGCGACGCCGCGCGCATGCTGGGCCACTGGCACCGGATCGAAGGCGAGGTAATTCGCGGCGACCAACGCGGGCGTGATTTGGGCTATCCCACCGCGAATATGTCCATCGCCGGGCTGCACCCGCCGAAATTCGGCGTCTATGTCGTCGAGGTCGATATTCTGACCGGACCGCATAAGGGAAGCTATGGCGGCGCTGCGTCGATGGGCACCCGCCCGATGTTCGGCGAAAACCGCCCCAACCTTGAAAGCTTCCTCTTCGACTTCAAGGGCGACATCTATGGCGAGCAGGTTTCGGTCGCCCTGATCGACTATCTGCGTCCCGAACAGGTGTTTGATGGGCTGGATGCCCTGATCTCTCAGATGGATGCAGATTGCGCCCGTGCGCGCGACATTCTGGCGAAGGTATGA
- the atpD gene encoding F0F1 ATP synthase subunit beta: protein MANAKGKITQVIGAVVDVQFGDDLPAILNALTTDNNGNKLVLEVAQHLGENTVRCIAMDATEGLVRGQDVTDTGAPIAVPVGNATLGRILNVIGEPVDEKGPVKSKDSRPIHGDAPAFDEQSTETEILTTGIKVIDLLAPYTKGGKIGLFGGAGVGKTVLIMELINNIAKVHSGVSVFAGVGERTREGNDLYHEMIESGVIVPDDLEKSKIALVYGQMNEPPGARMRVALSGLTLAEQFRDDTGSDVLFFVDNIFRFTQAGSEVSALLGRIPSAVGYQPTLATDMGAMQERISSTKSGSITSVQAVYVPADDLTDPAPATSFAHLDATTVLDRAISEKGIYPAVDPLGSTSRLLDPLIIGEEHYKVATDVQQVLQRYKSLQDIIAILGMDELSEEDKLTVARARKIERFLSQPFDVAKVFTGSDGVQVPLEETISSFKAVVAGEYDHLPEGAFYMVGGIDEVLAKAEKMAADAA from the coding sequence ATGGCTAACGCTAAAGGTAAGATCACCCAGGTGATTGGCGCCGTTGTGGACGTTCAATTCGGAGATGACCTTCCGGCCATTCTGAACGCCCTGACCACGGACAACAACGGCAACAAACTTGTTCTGGAGGTGGCGCAGCACCTTGGTGAAAACACCGTCCGCTGTATCGCTATGGACGCAACCGAAGGTCTGGTGCGCGGTCAGGATGTGACCGACACAGGAGCCCCGATTGCGGTGCCGGTCGGCAATGCGACCCTGGGCCGTATCCTGAACGTTATCGGCGAACCCGTTGATGAAAAGGGCCCGGTGAAGTCGAAAGACAGCCGCCCGATCCACGGTGATGCGCCCGCGTTTGACGAACAGTCGACGGAAACCGAAATTTTGACCACCGGCATCAAGGTCATCGACCTGCTGGCCCCTTATACCAAGGGTGGTAAAATTGGTCTGTTCGGCGGTGCCGGCGTTGGTAAAACCGTTCTGATCATGGAACTGATCAACAACATCGCAAAAGTGCACTCGGGTGTGTCCGTGTTTGCGGGTGTTGGCGAGCGGACCCGTGAAGGCAACGATCTGTATCACGAGATGATTGAATCGGGCGTTATCGTTCCCGACGATCTGGAAAAGTCGAAAATTGCGCTGGTTTATGGCCAGATGAACGAACCTCCCGGAGCACGTATGCGTGTGGCCCTGTCGGGTCTGACACTGGCGGAACAGTTCCGTGACGACACCGGTTCCGACGTTCTGTTCTTCGTCGATAACATCTTCCGCTTTACCCAAGCTGGTTCGGAAGTTTCGGCCCTTCTTGGCCGTATTCCTTCGGCGGTTGGTTATCAGCCGACGCTGGCCACCGACATGGGTGCCATGCAGGAACGTATTTCGTCGACCAAATCCGGGTCCATTACGTCCGTGCAGGCCGTGTATGTTCCCGCGGATGACTTGACCGACCCCGCACCCGCAACATCGTTTGCCCACCTTGACGCCACGACCGTTCTGGATCGTGCGATTTCGGAAAAAGGCATCTATCCGGCTGTGGACCCGCTGGGTTCGACCTCGCGCCTGCTTGACCCGCTGATCATCGGGGAAGAGCACTATAAGGTTGCAACCGATGTTCAGCAGGTGCTTCAGCGTTACAAGTCGCTGCAAGACATCATCGCCATCCTTGGCATGGACGAACTGTCGGAAGAAGACAAACTGACCGTTGCCCGTGCGCGCAAGATCGAACGCTTCCTGTCGCAGCCCTTCGACGTGGCGAAAGTGTTCACCGGCTCGGACGGTGTTCAGGTGCCGCTGGAAGAAACGATATCATCGTTCAAGGCCGTCGTGGCAGGCGAGTATGATCACCTGCCTGAAGGCGCCTTCTACATGGTTGGCGGTATCGACGAAGTGCTTGCCAAAGCCGAAAAAATGGCGGCTGACGCCGCTTAA
- a CDS encoding TIGR01459 family HAD-type hydrolase, with product MTRIIENLSEISANYDAFFVDLWGCVHDGVHPFDDAVAALREVRANGGFVVLVTNAPRHRTSVEGQLDQIGVPRDCWDTIATSGDSARAAMFTGAVGNKVWFMGEAHDRSFFDPMAIIDDPVDIEEVELKDAEGIVCCGPFDPLAHPDTLRPQLLLAKQNGLKLLCANPDIVVDRGETREWCAGAIAQLYTEMGGESLYFGKPHPPIYDLARRRMIAEGRSVDNSRILAIGDGILTDIKGAQGEDIDSLFITGGLARDETQTDRQPDADALGRFVAAEMVTPTYAIGFLR from the coding sequence ATGACCCGCATCATCGAAAACCTCAGCGAGATTTCCGCCAACTACGACGCCTTCTTCGTGGACCTCTGGGGCTGCGTGCACGACGGGGTGCATCCCTTTGACGACGCGGTCGCGGCATTGCGCGAAGTTCGCGCGAACGGCGGATTTGTCGTTCTTGTCACCAACGCACCGCGGCACCGGACATCGGTCGAGGGGCAGTTGGACCAGATCGGCGTGCCGCGCGACTGCTGGGACACCATCGCCACGTCGGGTGACAGCGCACGTGCCGCGATGTTCACGGGCGCGGTGGGCAATAAGGTCTGGTTCATGGGCGAGGCGCACGACCGGTCCTTTTTTGACCCGATGGCCATCATCGACGACCCGGTCGACATTGAAGAGGTCGAATTGAAAGACGCCGAGGGAATTGTCTGCTGCGGCCCGTTTGACCCGCTTGCCCACCCTGACACACTGCGCCCGCAACTTCTGCTGGCCAAGCAGAACGGGCTGAAACTGCTCTGTGCCAACCCCGATATCGTGGTGGATCGAGGCGAGACCCGCGAATGGTGCGCCGGTGCCATCGCCCAGCTTTACACCGAGATGGGGGGCGAAAGCCTTTATTTCGGAAAGCCCCACCCACCGATCTATGATCTGGCGCGCCGCCGCATGATCGCTGAAGGTCGTTCAGTGGATAACTCCCGCATCCTTGCCATCGGTGATGGCATCTTGACCGATATCAAGGGCGCGCAGGGCGAAGATATTGATTCTCTGTTCATCACAGGCGGATTGGCACGCGACGAAACACAGACAGACCGGCAACCGGACGCGGATGCGCTTGGGCGGTTTGTCGCGGCGGAAATGGTCACGCCGACCTATGCGATCGGGTTTCTGCGTTAG
- a CDS encoding 2-hydroxychromene-2-carboxylate isomerase, protein MTQIDYYFTVLSPWAYLAGSRLEDIASRHGAQITYKPIDIGQLFGRTGGTPPKDRHPSRMEYRMQELKRWSKALDMSMNHSPAHWPTNGAPASYAIIAAQSAGGGNIGALVHGIMRACWAEEKDVAQDDVIKACLADAGFDPSLADSGLLAGAEAYGRNLEDAVSAGVFGSPFYVCDDDERFWGQDRLDALDTHLGAKHG, encoded by the coding sequence ATGACGCAGATCGACTATTATTTCACAGTGTTGTCGCCATGGGCCTATTTGGCCGGATCGCGGCTGGAAGATATTGCGTCGCGTCATGGGGCGCAAATCACCTATAAGCCGATTGATATCGGGCAGTTGTTCGGCCGCACCGGGGGCACCCCGCCAAAAGACCGCCACCCGTCACGGATGGAATACCGGATGCAAGAGCTGAAGCGCTGGTCCAAGGCGCTGGACATGTCGATGAACCACAGCCCGGCACACTGGCCCACAAATGGTGCGCCTGCGTCCTATGCGATCATCGCAGCGCAGTCAGCGGGTGGAGGGAACATAGGCGCACTGGTTCATGGGATCATGCGGGCCTGCTGGGCGGAAGAAAAGGATGTGGCGCAGGATGATGTGATCAAGGCCTGTCTTGCCGATGCCGGGTTTGACCCAAGCCTTGCCGATAGCGGCCTTCTGGCAGGGGCAGAAGCCTATGGCCGCAACCTTGAAGACGCGGTGAGCGCGGGCGTGTTCGGCTCGCCCTTCTATGTTTGTGATGATGACGAGAGGTTCTGGGGCCAAGACAGACTGGATGCGCTGGACACGCATCTTGGTGCCAAACACGGATGA
- a CDS encoding Dabb family protein — protein sequence MIRHIVFFTAKRPEDRETIRAGLELLKDIPHSLRLEVAVNLATDPIPGPSPDVVVYGEFADEDQLAAYKAHPLYQQSIARVRPLRELRVAADFEASA from the coding sequence ATGATCCGCCACATCGTCTTTTTCACCGCCAAACGCCCCGAAGACCGCGAAACCATTCGCGCCGGGCTGGAGCTTTTGAAAGACATCCCGCACAGCCTGCGCCTTGAGGTTGCCGTGAATCTCGCGACGGACCCGATCCCCGGCCCATCGCCTGACGTAGTTGTTTATGGCGAATTTGCGGACGAAGACCAGCTTGCTGCCTATAAGGCGCATCCGTTGTATCAGCAATCCATCGCGCGCGTGCGCCCTTTGCGCGAGTTGCGGGTCGCAGCGGATTTCGAGGCAAGCGCATGA